The Citrifermentans bemidjiense Bem genome window below encodes:
- a CDS encoding response regulator, whose translation MAEAAPHVVLMDLTMPGMNGIDATQRLFAGYPEVRVLILSMHKDKRFVSQAFRAGPVDIYSRSVPPPSWCRRCGGSPPARCTSATAS comes from the coding sequence GTGGCCGAAGCAGCACCCCATGTGGTGCTGATGGATCTGACCATGCCGGGGATGAACGGCATAGATGCCACGCAGCGCCTTTTTGCGGGCTATCCCGAGGTCCGCGTGCTGATTCTCTCCATGCACAAGGACAAGCGCTTCGTCTCGCAGGCGTTTCGTGCCGGACCCGTGGATATCTACTCAAGGAGTGTGCCTCCGCCGAGCTGGTGCAGGCGGTGCGGCGGGTCGCCGCCGGCGAGATGTACGTCTGCCACGGCATCATAG
- a CDS encoding Rossmann-like and DUF2520 domain-containing protein: MKSFSIIGCGAVGKTVGRLFYEAGILEPRDILTRSLPSAKDAAAFIGAGRATASWQELREADLYLVAASDDAIATCAKSLAESGAVQPGAVVCHLSGALSSAVLEPVARLGAAVASVHPVKSFAHPNLCVMDFAGTWCGIEGDPAAVDFLSGAFRAIGGELFTLDPRFKTIYHAGSVLVCNYLTALIEAGAKAYQKGGVPREQAFQVMEPLVRATVENVFRTGTVQALTGPIARGDAAVVSAQLEALEAWDGEMARLYRDLAVVALDLSRRRGQASDSGLEALARLLDKEQE, encoded by the coding sequence ATGAAATCTTTCAGCATCATCGGCTGCGGCGCCGTCGGCAAGACGGTCGGCCGCCTTTTTTATGAGGCGGGCATACTCGAGCCGCGGGATATCCTGACACGCTCGCTGCCAAGCGCCAAGGACGCCGCCGCATTCATCGGGGCGGGGAGGGCGACGGCTTCCTGGCAGGAACTGCGCGAGGCCGACCTCTACCTGGTGGCCGCCTCCGACGATGCCATCGCCACCTGCGCCAAGTCCCTTGCGGAGAGCGGGGCGGTGCAGCCGGGAGCGGTCGTCTGCCATCTGAGCGGCGCCCTTTCCAGCGCCGTACTGGAGCCGGTCGCGCGTCTCGGGGCAGCGGTTGCCAGCGTGCACCCGGTAAAGAGCTTCGCGCACCCGAACCTTTGCGTCATGGACTTCGCCGGCACCTGGTGCGGCATCGAAGGGGACCCGGCGGCGGTGGATTTTCTCAGCGGCGCCTTCCGCGCCATCGGGGGCGAGCTCTTCACCCTCGACCCCAGGTTCAAGACCATCTACCACGCCGGTTCCGTACTGGTCTGCAACTACCTCACCGCTCTGATCGAGGCCGGCGCCAAGGCCTACCAAAAGGGAGGGGTCCCCCGCGAGCAGGCGTTCCAGGTCATGGAGCCCTTGGTGCGCGCCACGGTGGAGAACGTCTTCAGGACCGGGACGGTGCAGGCGCTGACCGGCCCCATCGCGCGCGGAGACGCGGCCGTCGTGTCGGCGCAACTGGAAGCGCTCGAAGCTTGGGATGGCGAAATGGCGCGGCTCTACCGCGACCTTGCCGTCGTGGCTCTGGACCTTTCCCGCAGGCGCGGTCAGGCAAGCGACTCAGGCCTTGAGGCTTTGGCAAGGCTGCTGGATAAGGAACAGGAATAA
- a CDS encoding DUF3553 domain-containing protein, translated as MIVKRGSVVIHSVAKEWGVGKVVEVNEIRATIRFNDGIIRKIVSSHFRSLKPADPSSYLPAAKEVPPVKPRRRTASPKTKKPSL; from the coding sequence ATGATCGTCAAACGTGGTAGCGTCGTTATTCATTCCGTTGCCAAAGAATGGGGCGTCGGCAAAGTCGTAGAGGTCAACGAGATCCGGGCGACCATCCGCTTCAACGACGGCATCATCAGGAAAATCGTCTCCTCGCACTTTCGAAGCCTGAAGCCGGCCGATCCGAGCTCTTACCTGCCGGCGGCAAAAGAGGTTCCGCCCGTAAAGCCGAGGAGGAGGACGGCGAGCCCGAAGACTAAGAAACCGAGCCTTTAG
- a CDS encoding L,D-transpeptidase: MRLLIRTCIFLVMIVGICSLPSAAVQKLQSLCDLHYPSDYLYEWDCVKLTSKDTPYRIFGKLWQDGLRFNRMDRRHFIAGMSIKVPKRIEEIRGFNPMPPFYYEAEKQPQLILIDQNEMFLGAYEYGSLVFSAPVAVGVEEYRLKNGSYQIDTVDPVHESSLYPVEGTERAYPMHYGLRFHIDKRMDGWTSYWIHGRDLPGYPASHGCIGLYDEEMQAEYYGEPDRPLLMDAKKLYRWVVGDKDTGALQKFRGPVVIIMGEPQIPPEQLKPVELPPQLPPTTPPGL, from the coding sequence ATGAGACTCTTGATACGGACATGCATCTTTCTTGTAATGATAGTGGGCATATGCTCTCTCCCCTCTGCTGCAGTTCAAAAACTCCAATCCCTATGCGACCTGCACTACCCCAGTGACTATCTCTATGAGTGGGACTGTGTAAAACTGACCTCAAAGGACACTCCCTACCGGATCTTCGGCAAGCTCTGGCAGGACGGGCTGCGCTTCAACAGAATGGACCGGCGCCATTTCATCGCGGGAATGTCCATAAAGGTACCCAAGCGGATCGAGGAGATCAGGGGCTTCAACCCGATGCCTCCCTTTTATTACGAGGCGGAGAAGCAACCGCAACTCATCCTCATCGATCAAAACGAGATGTTCTTGGGCGCCTATGAGTACGGAAGCCTGGTATTCTCCGCGCCGGTCGCCGTGGGGGTCGAGGAGTACCGCCTCAAAAACGGCAGCTACCAGATCGACACGGTGGACCCGGTCCACGAATCGAGCCTCTACCCGGTGGAAGGGACGGAGCGCGCCTACCCGATGCACTACGGGCTGCGCTTCCACATCGACAAGCGGATGGATGGCTGGACCTCGTACTGGATCCACGGCAGGGACCTTCCCGGATACCCCGCCTCCCACGGCTGCATCGGCCTCTACGACGAGGAGATGCAGGCGGAGTACTACGGCGAGCCCGACCGGCCGCTACTCATGGATGCGAAAAAGCTCTACCGCTGGGTGGTGGGCGACAAAGATACCGGAGCCTTGCAGAAATTCCGGGGGCCGGTGGTGATCATCATGGGCGAACCGCAGATTCCCCCCGAGCAGTTGAAGCCCGTCGAGCTCCCCCCGCAGCTTCCGCCGACAACGCCTCCTGGGCTGTGA
- the mobA gene encoding molybdenum cofactor guanylyltransferase, producing the protein MEKGDVTGVILVGGKSRRMGRDKAFLEVAGKPLFQRVLELFQESFSRVVLAGGAPERFAGYDLPVLPDLYPGSPLGGIYTALSLADTEAVFVSSCDLPFPNAAVLRYLCSLSDGYAAVVPETPQGYEPLFALYKKGCLEPIRLQLERGDFCAYAWYPEVKVRLVPPGELAPLDPDGTAFCNINTPEQFAQLAAGTGGRCPAG; encoded by the coding sequence GTGGAAAAAGGCGATGTAACAGGTGTCATTCTCGTCGGGGGGAAGAGCCGCCGCATGGGTCGTGACAAGGCCTTTCTTGAGGTCGCCGGGAAGCCTCTTTTCCAGCGCGTCCTGGAACTCTTCCAGGAGAGCTTTTCGCGCGTGGTCCTGGCGGGGGGCGCGCCGGAGCGTTTCGCCGGCTACGATCTCCCGGTCCTCCCCGACCTCTATCCCGGATCCCCCCTGGGGGGCATCTATACCGCCTTGAGCCTGGCCGATACCGAGGCCGTTTTCGTCTCCTCCTGCGATCTCCCTTTCCCGAACGCGGCAGTGCTCCGCTATCTCTGCTCCCTAAGCGACGGCTATGCTGCGGTGGTGCCGGAGACGCCCCAGGGGTATGAACCGCTTTTCGCGCTCTACAAGAAGGGGTGCCTGGAGCCGATCCGCTTGCAGTTGGAAAGGGGGGATTTCTGCGCCTACGCCTGGTACCCGGAGGTAAAAGTGCGGCTGGTCCCCCCCGGAGAACTCGCGCCCCTGGACCCGGACGGCACTGCCTTTTGCAACATCAACACGCCCGAGCAGTTCGCGCAACTGGCAGCGGGGACCGGTGGCCGGTGCCCCGCCGGTTGA
- a CDS encoding cysteine synthase family protein gives MDSIGGTPVAEIYSLCKNPAVRIVAKLEGNNPGGSVKDRPARQMILAAEASGELTPDKVILEPTSGNTGIALAMIAAARGYRIKLVMPACVSVERRSVLEAYGAEIVLSPGCEATDGAIRLAHKILAEDPAKYYMPNQYANPNNVLAHYKTTGPEIWHQTGGEVTHVVAGMGTSGTLMGLASYFKEVKPSVQVVGVEPTLGHKIQGLKNMKEAIVPPIYDCAAYHRNLVVEDDDAFETARLLAAHEGIFCGMSGGAAVFGALQLASELSSGVIVVIVPDRGDRYLSTNLFKSMCAQCPPDAVCPTEEKRKPRHPAGAFCLSSSPISDPPVSDFLNRRGTGHRSPLPVARTARAC, from the coding sequence TTGGATTCCATCGGTGGTACACCGGTCGCTGAAATCTACTCCCTGTGCAAGAACCCTGCGGTCCGCATAGTGGCGAAACTGGAAGGGAACAACCCAGGGGGGTCGGTAAAGGATCGGCCTGCGCGGCAGATGATACTGGCCGCCGAGGCGAGCGGCGAACTGACGCCGGACAAGGTAATCCTGGAGCCGACCTCGGGCAACACCGGCATAGCCCTGGCGATGATCGCGGCGGCGAGGGGGTACCGGATCAAGCTGGTGATGCCCGCGTGCGTGAGCGTGGAGCGGCGCAGCGTGCTGGAGGCGTACGGCGCGGAGATCGTGCTCTCGCCGGGGTGCGAGGCGACCGACGGCGCCATCAGGCTGGCCCACAAGATCCTGGCCGAGGATCCGGCAAAATATTACATGCCCAACCAGTACGCCAATCCCAACAACGTGCTGGCCCACTACAAGACCACCGGCCCGGAGATATGGCATCAGACCGGCGGAGAGGTAACGCATGTGGTGGCGGGAATGGGCACGAGCGGCACGCTCATGGGGCTCGCCTCCTACTTCAAGGAGGTAAAGCCCTCGGTCCAGGTGGTAGGGGTCGAACCGACCCTGGGGCACAAGATCCAGGGGCTGAAAAACATGAAGGAGGCGATCGTTCCCCCCATCTACGACTGTGCTGCCTACCACCGCAACCTCGTGGTGGAAGACGACGACGCCTTCGAAACGGCCCGGCTTCTCGCGGCCCACGAGGGGATCTTCTGCGGCATGTCGGGCGGTGCCGCGGTCTTCGGCGCGCTGCAGCTGGCCTCGGAACTTTCCTCCGGGGTGATCGTGGTCATCGTCCCGGACCGCGGGGATCGTTACCTCAGCACCAACCTCTTCAAGTCCATGTGCGCGCAGTGCCCCCCTGACGCTGTCTGCCCAACTGAAGAAAAAAGAAAGCCCCGGCATCCCGCCGGGGCTTTTTGTTTGTCCTCTTCCCCCATCTCTGATCCTCCTGTTTCCGACTTCCTCAACCGGCGGGGCACCGGCCACCGGTCCCCGCTGCCAGTTGCGCGAACTGCTCGGGCGTGTTGA
- a CDS encoding nucleoside 2-deoxyribosyltransferase: protein MKVYLASPLGFSPENDHYRGKVKERLNQLHCTVFDPWDQEEVGRRIEDALGTAFGPERAGAIEEAARCAGRVNAEGIRAADVVLAVLDGTEPDSGTVAEVGFGAGIGKRCFGLRTDIRDCGDLPGLPLNLQLLHFIEYSGGRLFRSIEAIEF from the coding sequence ATGAAAGTATATCTGGCCTCGCCTCTAGGCTTCAGCCCGGAGAACGACCATTACCGCGGCAAGGTGAAAGAGCGCCTGAACCAGTTGCATTGCACCGTCTTCGACCCCTGGGACCAAGAGGAGGTCGGGCGGCGCATAGAGGACGCGCTTGGCACAGCTTTCGGCCCGGAGCGCGCCGGCGCCATCGAGGAGGCAGCACGATGCGCCGGCCGGGTCAATGCAGAGGGGATACGCGCGGCGGACGTGGTCCTCGCCGTCTTGGACGGAACCGAGCCCGACAGCGGGACCGTGGCGGAAGTGGGATTCGGAGCGGGGATAGGCAAAAGATGCTTCGGGCTGCGGACCGACATCCGCGATTGCGGCGACCTGCCAGGCCTCCCCCTCAACCTGCAGTTGCTCCATTTCATCGAGTACAGCGGCGGCAGGCTTTTCAGGAGCATCGAGGCAATAGAGTTTTAG
- a CDS encoding MFS transporter, whose translation MSDSATDNQPHEQHQTPGERQAAQVLICCAIGFVCFLGAYMRIPVLPLLASGIGASTTQIGLINAAFMLSAGLLAVPSGLISDKVGITPVLLAGLALMSAASLLIPLSGNWVALGAIYLVFGVGLAAFTPTMMSSVARIVPRSHVGRAYSWYTTAVYLAMTIGPAAGGWFGQRLGFRQVFLVSGVLIAVALIAVLCFLPKDTHATHRTHGEGQHPPSSIFSNGRLMAALAGTLGGCFGFGMYLSFLPLHARAAGLSVDQIGIVFAAQALVNVLLRIPFGHLSDRIDRGAMSGIGLVVCAVALALTGASHTLAAMILGACLLGAGMGTSFTALSSLVAIVMPAGQRGLGMGLYNSCVYLGMMLSSATMGVVIKRTGFATGFLAAGCITFAATLLFLLLYRGSTSKEK comes from the coding sequence ATGAGCGACTCTGCTACAGACAACCAGCCACACGAACAACACCAAACCCCGGGAGAGCGCCAGGCGGCACAGGTCCTGATCTGCTGCGCGATCGGCTTCGTCTGTTTCCTGGGCGCCTACATGCGGATTCCCGTCCTGCCGCTTCTGGCCAGCGGCATCGGCGCCAGCACCACGCAGATCGGCCTGATCAACGCCGCCTTCATGCTTTCCGCGGGGCTTCTGGCCGTACCCTCCGGGCTGATATCGGACAAGGTCGGCATCACCCCGGTCCTTCTTGCCGGACTGGCGCTGATGAGCGCGGCGTCGCTACTCATCCCGCTAAGCGGCAACTGGGTCGCACTGGGCGCCATCTACCTCGTCTTCGGCGTCGGGCTCGCCGCCTTCACCCCGACCATGATGTCCTCGGTTGCGAGGATCGTCCCGCGCTCGCACGTCGGCCGCGCCTACAGTTGGTACACGACCGCCGTCTACCTCGCCATGACCATCGGCCCGGCCGCCGGCGGCTGGTTCGGGCAGAGGCTCGGGTTCAGGCAGGTCTTCCTGGTTTCCGGCGTGCTGATCGCCGTGGCGCTGATAGCGGTCCTTTGCTTTCTCCCCAAGGACACCCACGCCACCCACCGCACCCACGGCGAAGGCCAGCATCCGCCAAGCTCCATATTCTCCAACGGGCGGCTCATGGCCGCGCTCGCCGGGACCTTGGGCGGCTGTTTCGGCTTCGGCATGTACCTCTCCTTTCTCCCCCTGCATGCGCGCGCGGCGGGGCTGAGCGTCGACCAGATAGGAATCGTCTTCGCGGCCCAAGCCTTGGTCAACGTCCTCTTGCGCATCCCGTTCGGGCATTTGAGCGACCGCATCGACCGCGGCGCCATGTCCGGCATCGGCCTCGTCGTCTGCGCCGTCGCCCTCGCCCTGACCGGCGCCAGCCACACCCTCGCCGCCATGATCCTCGGCGCCTGTCTTCTCGGGGCCGGGATGGGGACCAGTTTCACCGCGCTGAGTTCGCTGGTGGCGATCGTGATGCCTGCCGGCCAGCGCGGCCTGGGGATGGGGCTTTACAACAGCTGCGTCTATCTGGGCATGATGCTCAGTTCCGCCACCATGGGGGTGGTGATCAAAAGGACCGGCTTTGCCACCGGGTTTCTGGCCGCCGGTTGCATCACCTTTGCGGCGACCTTGCTGTTTCTGCTCCTGTACCGAGGTAGCACCTCGAAAGAAAAATAA
- a CDS encoding MBL fold metallo-hydrolase has product MKKTAALAALSALVLTLLFVNSACAELTKISNNVYSYVGVKDASPGNSFAANAGIVIGRDGVLVVDTLISAKEGKRFLADIRKVTNKPIKYVVNTHTHLDHALGNCVFANLGAAIISHQAERASLEANGPLMLRNIGSKGLKPEDVAGTEVVLPNLAFSDQMLIDLGGEEIRLIRLSPSHTAGSIVVYLPTQKILFSGDILFTDFHPFLADGDFKGWIGSIDKLLDMEIDGIIPGHGPLSTKKDLRDMKNYIVLFDKRARELATKSQDSQVISAQLLKELPKRSMAEWMVNYNVLSRYIGKN; this is encoded by the coding sequence ATGAAAAAGACAGCCGCACTTGCCGCACTCTCCGCACTGGTCCTCACCCTGCTGTTCGTTAACAGCGCCTGCGCGGAACTCACCAAGATATCCAACAACGTCTATTCCTACGTCGGCGTAAAGGATGCATCCCCCGGCAACAGCTTCGCCGCCAACGCAGGGATCGTCATCGGGCGGGACGGTGTCCTCGTCGTCGACACGCTGATCTCCGCCAAAGAAGGAAAGCGTTTCCTGGCCGACATCCGCAAGGTCACCAATAAGCCGATCAAGTACGTCGTCAACACCCACACCCATCTCGACCACGCCCTGGGGAACTGCGTCTTCGCCAATCTGGGCGCCGCCATCATCTCCCACCAGGCGGAGCGGGCCAGTTTAGAGGCGAACGGGCCGCTGATGCTGCGCAACATCGGGAGCAAGGGGCTGAAACCTGAGGACGTGGCCGGTACCGAGGTCGTGCTCCCTAACCTCGCCTTCAGCGATCAGATGCTGATAGACCTGGGAGGGGAGGAGATCCGGCTGATCCGTTTGTCGCCCTCGCACACCGCCGGAAGCATCGTGGTCTACCTCCCGACGCAGAAGATCCTTTTCAGCGGCGACATCCTCTTCACCGATTTCCATCCCTTTCTTGCCGACGGCGATTTCAAAGGGTGGATCGGCAGCATCGACAAACTGCTCGACATGGAGATCGACGGCATCATCCCGGGGCACGGCCCGCTTTCCACCAAGAAGGACCTCCGGGACATGAAGAATTACATCGTCCTGTTCGACAAGAGGGCGCGGGAGCTGGCCACGAAATCGCAGGATTCCCAGGTCATTTCCGCGCAGTTATTGAAAGAACTGCCGAAGCGCTCCATGGCTGAATGGATGGTGAACTACAACGTGCTCAGCAGGTACATCGGGAAAAACTAG
- a CDS encoding alpha/beta fold hydrolase, translating into MTAKGTKGTTGNAGIRPLAVEANGRTVQALEAGEGALAIAIHGFPDLPLSFRHQMKALAESGYRVVAPCLRGYSPLDVASDGPFEVAVLVQDLLALIDRLTDKTAALIGHDWGGAVVRGAAIMAPEKVAGIVTMAVPTADNFARALLTSPIQQRRSWYMYFFQLPIAERAMANDDFRFLEELRREWSPGWDCPQEVMYEVKAAFRAPSVLKAALGYYRSQFNPALQQPELAPLRRRLAEPVPVPALHLHGADDGCIGAETVAGMESAFKGHFEKHIIPSAGHFVHQEQPGLVNELILEFLKKEFS; encoded by the coding sequence ATGACAGCAAAAGGTACAAAAGGGACGACGGGTAACGCAGGTATCAGGCCGCTGGCCGTTGAGGCCAACGGGCGCACCGTGCAGGCTCTCGAAGCGGGCGAGGGGGCGTTAGCCATAGCCATCCACGGCTTTCCGGATCTGCCGCTCTCTTTCCGCCACCAGATGAAGGCTCTGGCCGAAAGCGGCTACCGCGTGGTCGCCCCCTGCTTGCGTGGGTATTCCCCTTTGGATGTCGCATCGGACGGGCCCTTCGAGGTTGCCGTACTGGTCCAGGATCTGCTGGCGCTGATAGACCGGCTGACCGACAAGACGGCGGCTCTGATAGGTCATGACTGGGGGGGCGCCGTGGTGCGCGGCGCGGCGATAATGGCTCCGGAGAAAGTGGCCGGAATCGTCACCATGGCAGTTCCTACGGCGGATAATTTTGCGCGGGCGCTGTTGACGAGCCCCATCCAGCAGCGGCGTTCATGGTACATGTATTTTTTCCAGCTCCCCATTGCGGAAAGGGCCATGGCCAACGACGATTTCAGGTTCCTTGAAGAGCTGCGGCGGGAATGGTCGCCGGGATGGGATTGCCCGCAAGAAGTGATGTACGAGGTGAAGGCGGCGTTCCGAGCCCCTTCCGTACTGAAGGCCGCTTTGGGCTATTACCGTTCCCAGTTCAACCCGGCTCTGCAGCAGCCGGAGCTAGCCCCCCTTCGCAGGCGCTTGGCCGAACCCGTTCCGGTTCCGGCCCTGCACCTGCACGGTGCCGACGACGGCTGCATCGGCGCGGAGACCGTAGCCGGCATGGAAAGCGCTTTTAAGGGGCATTTCGAAAAACACATCATTCCGTCTGCCGGTCATTTCGTGCACCAGGAGCAACCGGGCCTGGTCAACGAGCTTATCCTGGAATTCCTGAAAAAAGAGTTCTCCTGA